The genomic interval TGGGTGTTGAAACTGCCGTGAAAGTATTGTCGGGTGAAAAAGTTGATACCTACATTCCGGTACCATTGCAGGTGATTAACTAAGTCACTTGGTTATCGTTCTTGATGGTGGCTCGTTGATGATATTCTTCGGGCCATTTATTAAAAATTCTGATGGAAACTCGCATGAAAAAACTCACCGTCCTTGGTAGCGTAAACGCTGATCATGTTCTGCAACTCAGCCATTTGCCCAAGCCGGGCGAAACGGTATCGAGCGAAAGTTATCAGGTATTGGGTGGTGGTAAGGGTGCTAATCAGGCAGTGGCGGCTGCCCGAATGGGGGCTGACATTACCTTTATCGCTTGTGTGGGCTCCGATGCTATCGGTCATCAACTGGTCGATAGTTTTGCATCCGCCGGTATCAATACCGCCGGGATTGAACAGGTTGCCGGTAGCAATACCGGTACGGCAATGATTTTTGTCGATGCCAACGGGGAAAACTGCATTGGCATTTCCGCGCAGGCCAATGCCCATTTGACGCCAGACTGTATTCAGGGAAAAAAGGCGCTTATAGAAACTGCTGATGCGCTGTTATTGCAATTGGAAACGCCCGTTGAAGGGGTCACATTTGCTGCGCAGGTGGCGAAGAATTCCGGTACCAAAGTCATTTTGAATCCGGCACCTGCCGCCGAATTACCGGATCATTTATTGGCCATGGTGGACCTGATTACCCCCAACGAGACAGAAGCCGAACGCTTAACCGGCATTCGTGTAACCGATGAAGCCAGCGCGGCCCGGGCGTGTGACGTTCTGCATGGCAAAGGCATTGCCGAGGTGTTGATTACCTTGGGTGCACGAGGTGTCTGGTACAGCAATGCCGGGGTTGGTGAACGTTATAGCGGTTATTCTGTAAAAGCAGTGGATACCACTGCGGCCGGAGATTGTTTTAACGGTGCATTGGTTGCTGCGTTATTAAAAGACAGCGCCATGTCGGATGCGATAACATTCGCACAGGCAGCTGCGGCCCTGTCGGTTACCCGAAGTGGCGCTCAGGATTCCATTCCGGAACTTTCCGAGGTGGTCGCTTTTATCGAACAGCATTGATCCGGTCTGATAGGGAGAGAGATTATTGTCGGTTACCATTAAGGACGTCGCGAAACTGGCCAAGGTTTCCACGACGACTGTCTCGCACGTATTGAATGAAACCCGATTCGTCTCGGAAGAATCAAAAGCAGCGGTGCTCTCTGCGGTCAAAGCGCTGAACTACGCACCGAGTGCCGTTGCGCGCAGCCTCAAGGTTAAAAACACCAAAACTCTGGGTATGCTGGTAACCACCACGTTAAACCCATTCTATGCCGAAGTGATCAAAGCCGTTGAAAAAAACTGCTATCGCGAAGGCTACAATCTGGTGCTTTGTAATACCGATGGTGACCCGGAAAAAACCGACTCTTATCTGAAAATGTTGTTGCAAAAACGCACCGACGGCATCCTGGTCATGTGTACTGAGTACGATAACGGCCTGTTCAAAGCAATCACCGCCCAAAGGGATTTGCCCATGGTGGTGATGGACTGGGGACCGACCGATGACTATCTGGATCGCATTCAGGATAACTCTTCACTCGGTGGTCTGATCGCCACGAAGCACCTGATTGAAAACGGCCATACCGACATTGGTTTTATTGGTGGCCCAAGTAACAAAATTCCCGCGTTGGGTCGTTATGATGGCTTTAAACAGGCCATGGCCGAGGCCGGGCTGACCGTCAATCCGGATTGGGTGATTGAATCCGACTTCGAATGCGAAGGCGGTAAACTGGCGATGCGTCAATTACTGGCGCTGGATCAAAAACCGAGTGCGGTGTTCATTGCCAACGACATGATGGCTCTGGGGGCGCTGAGCGAAGCACAGCAATCGGGCATCCGAGTGCCGGAAGATCTGTCGGTGATCGGCTACGACAACATCTCTTTTTCGGCGCATTTCTATCCGCCGTTGACCACCATTAACCAGCCTAAAAACCGCCTGGCGAAGATGGCGGTACATACACTGATCGAACGTTTGGAACACCCTCGCAAACAAGGGCGAACGTTACTGATTGAACCTGATCTGGTGGTGCGCTCATCCGTTGCCAAGGTTCTTTAGGACATTCTTTAATAGATGATCTTCATCCAGCCTTGATGTTGTTTATAGGTGTTCAGGCATTGATGAACCCAATTCCACTAGTGTTTTGAGTCATTGCCAGGCAGCAGGTCAGTGTTGCGGATGTCT from Gynuella sunshinyii YC6258 carries:
- the rbsK gene encoding ribokinase, giving the protein MKKLTVLGSVNADHVLQLSHLPKPGETVSSESYQVLGGGKGANQAVAAARMGADITFIACVGSDAIGHQLVDSFASAGINTAGIEQVAGSNTGTAMIFVDANGENCIGISAQANAHLTPDCIQGKKALIETADALLLQLETPVEGVTFAAQVAKNSGTKVILNPAPAAELPDHLLAMVDLITPNETEAERLTGIRVTDEASAARACDVLHGKGIAEVLITLGARGVWYSNAGVGERYSGYSVKAVDTTAAGDCFNGALVAALLKDSAMSDAITFAQAAAALSVTRSGAQDSIPELSEVVAFIEQH
- a CDS encoding substrate-binding domain-containing protein, whose amino-acid sequence is MSVTIKDVAKLAKVSTTTVSHVLNETRFVSEESKAAVLSAVKALNYAPSAVARSLKVKNTKTLGMLVTTTLNPFYAEVIKAVEKNCYREGYNLVLCNTDGDPEKTDSYLKMLLQKRTDGILVMCTEYDNGLFKAITAQRDLPMVVMDWGPTDDYLDRIQDNSSLGGLIATKHLIENGHTDIGFIGGPSNKIPALGRYDGFKQAMAEAGLTVNPDWVIESDFECEGGKLAMRQLLALDQKPSAVFIANDMMALGALSEAQQSGIRVPEDLSVIGYDNISFSAHFYPPLTTINQPKNRLAKMAVHTLIERLEHPRKQGRTLLIEPDLVVRSSVAKVL